GGGAGGTCGTGGGCGACTACGAGCCCCTCTACCTCTACTGGCAGGAGGCAGGCGAACGCGCCGGCGAGAGCGTACTGAGCAACGAGGACTTCAAGGAGCTGCAGCGCCTCATCACTAGGGAGGGGCTCCGCCGGCTAGACCAGCTCCTAGCCAGGCTGCAGGACTACTTCCTGCCCCGAGTCGACCCAGGAGCTGCGAGGCGTGCTCTGAGCCGCTATTATGGCGTAGAAATAGGGGAGGACGAGGCAGCCCAGAGGATAGCATCGATACTAGCAGGCTGGCTCGTAGAAGCTGCCAGCGAGTGGGGTATGCTCCGTCTCCGCCGAGGATGGGAGAAACAGGGAGAGCACAGGGAGGATTAGCCTGTAGCTTTCTCTGCCAGGGTGCGCTCCACGTAGCGTATGAGACTACGCACTTGCTGCGGTAGCCCGGGCACCTCGATGTGGAGGAAGCCTCGTAGCAGTAGGCTACGCGCCTCGTCCTCGGTGAAACCCCGGGACATTAGGTACTCGAGCTCCTCCTCTGCTATCCTCCCTATAGCGGCCTCGTGAGTCAGTTCAGCCCCTTCAACCATGCTCGCTAGCTCCGGTATAGACTCTATCACGGCGCTGGGGGAGAGCGGCAGCCCGAGGCACTCTATGTGGCCACGTGTATCCGGGGCATACGCCTCGATACGTGCCCTCGCGTACACTCGGGCAGAGTCTCGGGCCATCACCCTGGAGACTATTTCCGCGGATGCGCCGGGCTCGCGGAGCTGGGCGAGCGTGCCGATATCATAGATTGAGCCGCCTTCCCCGACTATTATTGAAGCACTATAGAGCTTAGCGTTGCGGTGCAGCTCTATCCTGGGATAGCTCTGTACACTAGCTACAGAGCCGTGTATTAGGTAATAACTTATGTAACTTCCGTCTTCTTCCACTACAACCCCTGTACGCGGCCTTACATGCACTCCTTGGCCCCACGAATGTATCATGGCGAACCTCAGTATCGCACCACGTTTTACGTAGAACTCGGAGACGCCTATATGGAGAGCCTTGTCGACCCTGTGGGAGACCCCACAACCAGTTACAAGCGTGGCTTCGGCACCCTCGTCCACTATCACTATATTGTGGACTAGTTGTGCCTCAAGCTCCTCGGTTATGAGTAGACACGTGTAAATTGGTTGTTCAACTTTAACCCCTGGCGGTACGTAAATGAAGTATCCTAGCTGTTTACCATACACTTCTACGCTGGCAGTATACTTATCAGTATCAACGGGGACAGCACGCCAGTAGTAGTCCTTGACCCAGGGGAACTTCTCAAGAGCCTCGTAGAGAGGGAGAACTACTACGCCCTGACGCTCTAGTCTATGCAGTACTAGGCGGCGTACAATTTCCTCGTTAACCTGTACGTACCCGGCTCTCTGGAGAACCTCCTTACCAAAGCCGAGCCTATCGAGCG
The window above is part of the Pyrodictium delaneyi genome. Proteins encoded here:
- a CDS encoding SufB/SufD family protein, giving the protein MTSHRERALKALKRLGRYGPDIDVEKFLRKRQGKGDGAEEALDRLGFGKEVLQRAGYVQVNEEIVRRLVLHRLERQGVVVLPLYEALEKFPWVKDYYWRAVPVDTDKYTASVEVYGKQLGYFIYVPPGVKVEQPIYTCLLITEELEAQLVHNIVIVDEGAEATLVTGCGVSHRVDKALHIGVSEFYVKRGAILRFAMIHSWGQGVHVRPRTGVVVEEDGSYISYYLIHGSVASVQSYPRIELHRNAKLYSASIIVGEGGSIYDIGTLAQLREPGASAEIVSRVMARDSARVYARARIEAYAPDTRGHIECLGLPLSPSAVIESIPELASMVEGAELTHEAAIGRIAEEELEYLMSRGFTEDEARSLLLRGFLHIEVPGLPQQVRSLIRYVERTLAEKATG